Proteins from one Monodelphis domestica isolate mMonDom1 chromosome 6, mMonDom1.pri, whole genome shotgun sequence genomic window:
- the BDNF gene encoding brain-derived neurotrophic factor isoform X1, translated as MFHQNPGVESITTFIIMPEFHQVRRVMTILFLTMVISYFGCMKAAPMKETSVRGQGSLAYPNMRTHGTLESLNGPKAGSRGLTSLADTFEHVIEELLDEDQNVQPREENKDADLYTSRVMLSSQVPLEPPLLFLLEEYKNYLDAANMSMRVRRHSDPARRGELSVCDSISEWVTAADKKTAVDMSGGTVTVLEKVPVPKGQLKQYFYETKCNPMGYTKEGCRGIDKRHWNSQCRTTQSYVRALTMDNKKRVGWRFIRIDTSCVCTLTIKRGR; from the exons ATGTTTCATCAGAATCCAGGGGTGGAAAGCATCACAACATTCATAATCATGCCTGAG TTCCACCAGGTGAGAAGAGTGATGACCATCCTTTTCCTTACTATGGTTATTTCATACTTCGGTTGCATGAAGGCTGCCCCGATGAAAGAAACCAGTGTCCGAGGACAAGGCAGCTTGGCCTACCCGAATATGCGGACCCACGGAACTCTGGAGAGTCTAAATGGGCCCAAGGCAGGTTCAAGGGGACTGACATCATTGGCTGACACTTTTGAACATGTGATAGAAGAGCTTCTGGATGAGGACCAGAACGTTCAGCCGAGGGAAGAGAATAAGGATGCCGACTTATACACATCTAGGGTCATGCTCAGCAGTCAAGTGCCTTTGGAACCCCCCCTGCTCTTTCTCCTTGAGGAATACAAAAATTACCTGGATGCGGCAAACATGTCCATGAGGGTCCGTCGCCATTCTGACCCTGCCCGTCGAGGGGAGCTGAGCGTGTGTGACAGTATTAGCGAGTGGGTCACAGCGGCGGATAAAAAGACTGCAGTGGACATGTCGGGGGGGACGGTCACAGTCCTTGAAAAGGTCCCAGTCCCCAAAGGCCAACTGAAGCAATATTTCTACGAGACCAAGTGTAATCCCATGGGTTATACAAAAGAAGGTTGCAGAGGCATAGACAAAAGGCATTGGAACTCCCAGTGTCGAACTACCCAGTCTTACGTGCGAGCGCTCACCATGGATAATAAAAAGAGAGTCGGTTGGAGGTTCATCAGAATAGACACTTCCTGTGTATGTACACTGACTATTAAAAGGGGAAGATAG
- the BDNF gene encoding brain-derived neurotrophic factor isoform X2, giving the protein MTSHCGAVKFHQVRRVMTILFLTMVISYFGCMKAAPMKETSVRGQGSLAYPNMRTHGTLESLNGPKAGSRGLTSLADTFEHVIEELLDEDQNVQPREENKDADLYTSRVMLSSQVPLEPPLLFLLEEYKNYLDAANMSMRVRRHSDPARRGELSVCDSISEWVTAADKKTAVDMSGGTVTVLEKVPVPKGQLKQYFYETKCNPMGYTKEGCRGIDKRHWNSQCRTTQSYVRALTMDNKKRVGWRFIRIDTSCVCTLTIKRGR; this is encoded by the coding sequence TTCCACCAGGTGAGAAGAGTGATGACCATCCTTTTCCTTACTATGGTTATTTCATACTTCGGTTGCATGAAGGCTGCCCCGATGAAAGAAACCAGTGTCCGAGGACAAGGCAGCTTGGCCTACCCGAATATGCGGACCCACGGAACTCTGGAGAGTCTAAATGGGCCCAAGGCAGGTTCAAGGGGACTGACATCATTGGCTGACACTTTTGAACATGTGATAGAAGAGCTTCTGGATGAGGACCAGAACGTTCAGCCGAGGGAAGAGAATAAGGATGCCGACTTATACACATCTAGGGTCATGCTCAGCAGTCAAGTGCCTTTGGAACCCCCCCTGCTCTTTCTCCTTGAGGAATACAAAAATTACCTGGATGCGGCAAACATGTCCATGAGGGTCCGTCGCCATTCTGACCCTGCCCGTCGAGGGGAGCTGAGCGTGTGTGACAGTATTAGCGAGTGGGTCACAGCGGCGGATAAAAAGACTGCAGTGGACATGTCGGGGGGGACGGTCACAGTCCTTGAAAAGGTCCCAGTCCCCAAAGGCCAACTGAAGCAATATTTCTACGAGACCAAGTGTAATCCCATGGGTTATACAAAAGAAGGTTGCAGAGGCATAGACAAAAGGCATTGGAACTCCCAGTGTCGAACTACCCAGTCTTACGTGCGAGCGCTCACCATGGATAATAAAAAGAGAGTCGGTTGGAGGTTCATCAGAATAGACACTTCCTGTGTATGTACACTGACTATTAAAAGGGGAAGATAG
- the BDNF gene encoding brain-derived neurotrophic factor isoform X3 produces the protein MTILFLTMVISYFGCMKAAPMKETSVRGQGSLAYPNMRTHGTLESLNGPKAGSRGLTSLADTFEHVIEELLDEDQNVQPREENKDADLYTSRVMLSSQVPLEPPLLFLLEEYKNYLDAANMSMRVRRHSDPARRGELSVCDSISEWVTAADKKTAVDMSGGTVTVLEKVPVPKGQLKQYFYETKCNPMGYTKEGCRGIDKRHWNSQCRTTQSYVRALTMDNKKRVGWRFIRIDTSCVCTLTIKRGR, from the coding sequence ATGACCATCCTTTTCCTTACTATGGTTATTTCATACTTCGGTTGCATGAAGGCTGCCCCGATGAAAGAAACCAGTGTCCGAGGACAAGGCAGCTTGGCCTACCCGAATATGCGGACCCACGGAACTCTGGAGAGTCTAAATGGGCCCAAGGCAGGTTCAAGGGGACTGACATCATTGGCTGACACTTTTGAACATGTGATAGAAGAGCTTCTGGATGAGGACCAGAACGTTCAGCCGAGGGAAGAGAATAAGGATGCCGACTTATACACATCTAGGGTCATGCTCAGCAGTCAAGTGCCTTTGGAACCCCCCCTGCTCTTTCTCCTTGAGGAATACAAAAATTACCTGGATGCGGCAAACATGTCCATGAGGGTCCGTCGCCATTCTGACCCTGCCCGTCGAGGGGAGCTGAGCGTGTGTGACAGTATTAGCGAGTGGGTCACAGCGGCGGATAAAAAGACTGCAGTGGACATGTCGGGGGGGACGGTCACAGTCCTTGAAAAGGTCCCAGTCCCCAAAGGCCAACTGAAGCAATATTTCTACGAGACCAAGTGTAATCCCATGGGTTATACAAAAGAAGGTTGCAGAGGCATAGACAAAAGGCATTGGAACTCCCAGTGTCGAACTACCCAGTCTTACGTGCGAGCGCTCACCATGGATAATAAAAAGAGAGTCGGTTGGAGGTTCATCAGAATAGACACTTCCTGTGTATGTACACTGACTATTAAAAGGGGAAGATAG